The Streptomyces laurentii genome contains a region encoding:
- a CDS encoding hypothetical protein (DUF58 multi-domain protein [Streptomyces fulvissimus DSM40593];~Protein of unknown function DUF58; pfam01882;~Uncharacterized conserved protein (some members contain a von Willebrand factor type A (vWA) domain) [General function prediction only];~UniProt-pubmed:11572948; UniProt-pubmed:20624727; UniProt-pubmed:21463507; UniProt-pubmed:18375553; UniProt-pubmed:20581206; UniProt-pubmed:12000953; UniProt-pubmed:20064060; UniProt-pubmed:21551298;~identified by MetaGeneAnnotator; putative): MNAAAPRDHAADGEDGGRGGLRAALAGLTTRGRSFLAAGIAAAGCAYVLGQADLLRVGLLLAVLPLICVVAAHRTRYRVAGSRRLAPQRVETGSEARVHLRVDNVSRVPTGLLMLQDHVPYMLGPRPRFVLDRVEAGGRREVSYRVRSDLRGRFPLGPLQLRLGDPFGMCELTRSFSAYDTLTVIPRTEPLPPVTLGGEAGGYGEGRQRSLALAGDDDIIPRAYRHGDDLRRVHWRSTARYGELMVRREEQPQRARCTVLLDTRELAYEGGGPDSAFEWAVSGAASVLTHLLERGYAVRLLTDTGSSVPGEGSEGFAGSGQDQAEAAGLLMDTLAVVDHSDGAGLSRAFDVLRGGHEGLLVAFFGDLDEEQTALTARMRQRRGAAVAFVLDSGTWLTGGAVAGAVEDRVRRLREAGWQAFAVSPGDRLAELWQLAGGTPTQAPAADTYGGWS; encoded by the coding sequence ATGAACGCCGCCGCCCCCCGGGACCACGCGGCGGACGGCGAGGACGGCGGACGGGGCGGCCTGCGGGCCGCCCTGGCCGGTCTCACCACCCGCGGCCGGTCCTTCCTGGCCGCCGGGATCGCCGCCGCCGGCTGCGCGTACGTCCTCGGCCAGGCCGACCTGCTGCGCGTCGGCTTACTGCTCGCCGTCCTGCCGCTGATCTGCGTCGTCGCCGCGCACCGCACCCGCTACCGGGTCGCGGGCAGCCGCCGGCTCGCCCCGCAGCGGGTCGAGACCGGCTCCGAGGCCCGGGTCCACCTGCGGGTCGACAACGTGTCGCGGGTGCCCACCGGCCTGCTCATGCTCCAGGACCACGTGCCGTACATGCTGGGCCCGCGCCCCCGCTTCGTCCTCGACCGGGTCGAGGCCGGCGGCCGCCGCGAGGTCTCCTACCGGGTCCGTTCCGACCTGCGCGGACGTTTCCCGCTCGGCCCGCTCCAGCTGCGCCTGGGCGACCCCTTCGGGATGTGCGAGCTGACCCGTTCCTTCAGCGCGTACGACACCCTCACCGTCATCCCGCGCACCGAACCGCTGCCGCCGGTCACGCTCGGCGGCGAGGCCGGCGGCTACGGCGAGGGCCGGCAGCGCTCCCTCGCGCTGGCCGGCGACGACGACATCATTCCGCGCGCCTACCGGCACGGCGACGACCTGCGCCGGGTCCACTGGCGCTCCACCGCCCGCTACGGCGAGCTGATGGTGCGCCGCGAGGAGCAGCCGCAGCGGGCCCGCTGCACGGTGCTGCTCGACACCCGGGAGCTCGCCTACGAGGGCGGCGGCCCCGACTCGGCCTTCGAGTGGGCGGTGTCCGGCGCCGCGTCCGTCCTCACGCACCTCCTGGAGCGCGGGTACGCGGTCCGGCTGCTCACCGACACCGGCAGCAGCGTGCCCGGCGAGGGCTCGGAGGGCTTCGCGGGCTCCGGCCAGGATCAAGCGGAGGCAGCGGGGCTGCTCATGGACACCCTCGCGGTCGTCGACCACTCCGACGGGGCCGGCCTGTCGCGCGCGTTCGACGTGCTGCGCGGCGGGCACGAGGGCCTGCTCGTGGCCTTCTTCGGCGACCTCGACGAGGAGCAGACGGCGCTGACCGCCCGGATGCGGCAGCGGCGCGGCGCCGCCGTCGCCTTCGTCCTGGACTCCGGCACCTGGCTGACCGGCGGCGCCGTCGCCGGGGCCGTGGAGGACCGGGTGCGCCGGCTGCGGGAAGCCGGCTGGCAGGCGTTCGCGGTGTCCCCCGGCGACCGGCTCGCCGAACTGTGGCAGCTCGCCGGCGGGACGCCCACCCAGGCCCCCGCGGCCGACACGTACGGAGGCTGGTCATGA
- a CDS encoding transglutaminase domain-containing protein (KEGG: sgr:SGR_5409 hypothetical protein; PFAM: transglutaminase domain-containing protein; SMART: transglutaminase domain-containing protein;~Transglutaminase-like enzymes, putative cysteine proteases [Aminoacid transportand metabolism];~Transglutaminase-like superfamily; pfam01841;~identified by MetaGeneAnnotator; putative;~transglutaminase domain-containing protein [Streptomyces flavogriseus ATCC33331]): protein MSGRGRLTLAAYGATLAASAALLPLVKPATWIFTAAFVVGLQSLVGTLTRRVPLARPLTIGAQVLVTLLALTPVFARSEALLGLLPGPDAFAAFATLFEEGVNDVGTYAPPAPSTAGIRLLLVTGVAVIGLLVDTLAVTFRGAAPAGLPLLALYSVAAGLSGGGAGWLFFLPAAAGYLVLLLTEGRDRLSRWGRVFGGAHRSGRPGSAPGDGGSASAPVRTGRRIGAVALGVALVVPLALPNLSGGFLGGPGNGPGAGNGKGGTISAVNPLVSLQNNLRQPEDREVLRYRTNAVDTSGLYLRLVALDQFDGTSWKSSVRPVQDLPESLPRPAGLSQGVDTGEITTNLVASTAYEQKWLPMPFPASRVSIGGSWRYEPTGRMLVGDNGQTTRGARYMVGSLDVRPTAEQLAAAPPAPEALRREYTRVPASLPADVRETARQVTRGAGDDYERAVKLQDWFTRDGGFRYDVTVESGTGVQAISRFLQDKEGFCVHFSFSMAAMARTLGIPARVAVGFMPGTPQPDGAVSVGIRDAHAWPELYFEGVGWTRFEPTPSRGSTPSYTREQTPSGGATPSAQPTAGASNEPSAAPSASASCSAQEKRLGGCGPDQAAGAAASDDDGLPTSRIVWLSLVLLLVLLLPLLPLLWRARIRARRLGPAGGVLTVWREINDTAWDYGVTQDESRTPRATAERLVRLGELELDAAEAVHRVAGAVEEALYAPRPRPAEGLPAEARIIRHGFHRAASRRIRLRAVLAPRSAVRVVWAVQERLAALRAAVPPLRLPLRKAS, encoded by the coding sequence ATGAGCGGGCGCGGACGGCTGACGCTCGCGGCGTACGGGGCCACGCTGGCCGCGTCCGCCGCGCTGCTGCCGCTGGTGAAGCCGGCGACCTGGATCTTCACGGCGGCCTTCGTGGTGGGCCTGCAGAGCCTGGTGGGCACCCTGACCCGGCGGGTGCCGCTGGCCCGGCCGCTGACCATCGGCGCGCAGGTCCTGGTGACCCTCCTGGCGCTGACGCCGGTCTTCGCCCGGTCGGAGGCCCTCCTCGGCCTCCTTCCCGGCCCGGACGCCTTCGCCGCCTTCGCGACGCTCTTCGAGGAGGGCGTGAACGACGTCGGGACGTACGCGCCGCCCGCGCCCAGCACCGCCGGCATCCGGCTGCTGCTGGTCACCGGCGTCGCGGTGATCGGCCTGCTGGTGGACACGCTGGCGGTGACGTTCCGTGGCGCGGCCCCGGCCGGGCTGCCGCTGCTCGCGCTGTACTCGGTGGCCGCCGGCCTGTCCGGCGGCGGCGCGGGCTGGCTGTTCTTCCTGCCGGCCGCGGCCGGCTATCTGGTGCTGCTCCTGACCGAGGGCCGGGACCGGCTCTCGCGCTGGGGCCGGGTCTTCGGCGGCGCTCACCGCTCCGGCCGGCCCGGCTCCGCGCCTGGCGACGGCGGCTCGGCGTCCGCCCCGGTCCGCACCGGGCGGCGGATCGGCGCGGTCGCGCTCGGGGTCGCGCTCGTCGTACCGCTGGCGCTGCCCAATCTGAGCGGCGGATTCCTCGGCGGCCCCGGGAACGGCCCGGGCGCCGGCAACGGCAAGGGCGGCACGATCTCGGCGGTGAACCCGCTGGTCTCGCTGCAGAACAACCTGCGTCAGCCGGAGGACCGCGAGGTGCTCCGCTACCGGACGAACGCCGTCGACACCAGCGGCCTCTACCTGCGGCTCGTCGCCCTCGACCAGTTCGACGGCACCTCCTGGAAGTCCTCCGTACGCCCCGTACAGGACCTGCCCGAGTCGCTGCCCCGGCCCGCCGGGCTCTCCCAGGGGGTCGACACCGGGGAGATCACCACCAACCTGGTGGCCTCCACGGCGTACGAGCAGAAGTGGCTGCCGATGCCGTTCCCGGCGTCCCGGGTGTCCATCGGCGGCAGCTGGCGGTACGAGCCGACCGGCCGGATGCTCGTCGGCGACAACGGGCAGACCACCCGGGGCGCCCGCTACATGGTCGGCAGCCTGGACGTGCGGCCCACCGCCGAACAGCTGGCGGCGGCCCCGCCCGCCCCGGAGGCGCTGCGCCGCGAGTACACGCGCGTACCGGCCTCGCTGCCCGCCGACGTGCGGGAGACCGCCCGTCAGGTCACCCGGGGGGCGGGCGACGACTACGAGCGGGCCGTGAAGCTCCAGGACTGGTTCACCCGGGACGGCGGCTTCCGGTACGACGTCACCGTCGAGTCCGGCACGGGCGTACAGGCGATCTCCCGCTTCCTGCAGGACAAGGAGGGCTTCTGCGTCCACTTCTCCTTCTCGATGGCGGCGATGGCCCGCACCCTGGGCATCCCGGCCCGGGTCGCCGTCGGCTTCATGCCGGGCACCCCGCAGCCGGACGGCGCGGTCTCGGTCGGCATCCGGGACGCGCACGCGTGGCCCGAGCTGTACTTCGAGGGGGTCGGCTGGACCCGCTTCGAGCCGACGCCGTCGCGCGGCTCCACGCCCTCGTACACCCGGGAGCAGACCCCGAGCGGCGGTGCGACCCCCTCGGCACAGCCCACGGCCGGCGCGTCGAACGAGCCCTCGGCGGCGCCGAGCGCCTCGGCGAGCTGCTCGGCGCAGGAGAAGCGCCTCGGCGGCTGCGGGCCGGACCAGGCGGCGGGCGCCGCGGCCTCGGACGACGACGGCCTGCCGACGTCCCGGATCGTGTGGCTGTCTTTGGTGCTCCTGCTGGTGCTCCTCCTGCCGCTGCTGCCGCTGCTGTGGCGGGCCCGGATCCGGGCCCGGCGGCTCGGCCCGGCGGGCGGGGTGCTCACGGTGTGGCGCGAGATCAACGACACGGCCTGGGACTACGGGGTCACGCAGGACGAGTCGCGGACGCCGCGCGCGACGGCCGAGCGGCTGGTGCGCCTGGGTGAGCTGGAGCTGGACGCGGCGGAGGCGGTGCACCGGGTGGCGGGGGCGGTCGAGGAGGCCCTCTACGCCCCGCGGCCCCGGCCCGCGGAGGGCCTGCCGGCCGAGGCGCGGATCATCCGGCACGGCTTCCACCGGGCGGCGTCCCGGCGGATCCGGCTGCGAGCGGTGCTGGCGCCGCGTTCGGCGGTCCGGGTGGTGTGGGCGGTCCAGGAGCGGCTCGCGGCCCTGCGGGCGGCCGTACCGCCGCTGCGGCTGCCGCTCCGCAAGGCGTCCTGA
- a CDS encoding moxR-like ATPase (ATP binding site [chemical binding];~MoxR-like ATPase [Amycolatopsis mediterranei U32];~MoxR-like ATPases [General function prediction only];~The AAA+ (ATPases Associated with a wide variety of cellular Activities) superfamily represents an ancient group of ATPases belonging to the ASCE (for additional strand, catalytic E) division of the P-loop NTPase fold. The ASCE division also includes ABC; cd00009;~Walker A motif;~Walker B motif;~arginine finger;~identified by MetaGeneAnnotator; putative) yields the protein MTTFDDRASLTDLTTTAERVRGSVESVIEGKPEVVRLALTVLLAEGHLLIEDVPGVGKTMLAKTLARSIDCSVRRIQFTPDLLPSDVTGVSIYDQQRHEFEFKPGAIFAQIVIGDEINRASPKTQSALLESMEERQVTVDGQTYELPSPFMVVATQNPVEMEGTYPLPEAQRDRFMARVSMGYPSPEAELKMLDTHGAVSPLDDLQPVAHAHDVLKLVEAVRAVHVAESVRRYAVNLVAATRSHPDLRLGASPRATLHLLRAAKASAALAGREYVLPDDVQALAAPVLVHRLLPTAQAQLNRRTAEQVVDEILQGTPVPASAPGPAPHPGRPGAPAQNAGPLYGRGLPDSRRP from the coding sequence GTGACGACCTTTGACGATCGAGCGAGCCTCACGGATCTGACCACCACAGCGGAGCGGGTCCGCGGGTCGGTGGAAAGCGTGATCGAGGGCAAGCCCGAAGTCGTACGCCTCGCGCTGACGGTGCTGCTCGCCGAGGGACATCTCCTCATCGAGGACGTACCCGGCGTCGGCAAGACCATGCTGGCCAAGACCCTGGCGCGGTCCATCGACTGCTCGGTCCGCCGTATCCAGTTCACGCCGGACCTGCTGCCCTCGGACGTGACCGGGGTGTCGATCTACGACCAGCAGCGTCACGAGTTCGAGTTCAAGCCGGGCGCGATCTTCGCCCAGATCGTCATCGGCGACGAGATCAACCGGGCCTCCCCGAAGACCCAGTCCGCGCTCCTGGAGTCCATGGAGGAGCGCCAGGTCACGGTGGACGGCCAGACCTACGAGCTGCCCAGCCCCTTCATGGTGGTCGCCACCCAGAACCCGGTGGAGATGGAGGGCACCTATCCGCTGCCGGAGGCGCAGCGCGACCGTTTCATGGCGCGCGTCTCCATGGGCTACCCGAGCCCCGAGGCCGAGCTGAAGATGCTCGACACGCACGGCGCGGTCTCGCCGCTGGACGACCTCCAGCCGGTCGCCCACGCCCACGACGTGCTCAAGCTGGTCGAGGCGGTGCGCGCCGTGCACGTCGCCGAGTCCGTACGGCGCTACGCGGTGAACCTGGTCGCCGCCACCCGCAGCCACCCCGACCTGCGGCTCGGCGCCTCGCCGCGGGCCACCCTGCATCTGCTGCGGGCCGCGAAGGCGTCCGCCGCGCTGGCCGGCCGGGAGTACGTGCTGCCCGACGACGTCCAGGCGCTGGCCGCCCCGGTGCTCGTCCACCGGCTGCTGCCCACCGCGCAGGCCCAGCTGAACCGGCGTACCGCCGAACAGGTCGTCGACGAGATCCTCCAGGGCACCCCGGTCCCGGCCTCGGCCCCCGGACCGGCACCGCACCCCGGCCGGCCCGGGGCCCCCGCGCAGAACGCCGGGCCGCTCTACGGCCGCGGTCTGCCCGACTCCCGGCGGCCGTGA
- a CDS encoding membrane protein (Protein of unknown function (DUF3040); pfam11239;~identified by MetaGeneAnnotator; putative;~membrane protein [Streptomyces griseoflavus Tu4000]), whose amino-acid sequence MPLSEHEQRMLEQMERALYAEDPKFATALEGSGLRTYTRRRVYQAVAGFLVGIALLMAGMIAPDYWIISVVGFLVMLGCAVLAVTGWRKAPKPGEQQPPRGGVGAGRQTRQRRTMMTRIEDRWQRRRDEQQGGHH is encoded by the coding sequence AGATGGAGCGAGCGCTGTACGCCGAAGATCCCAAGTTCGCGACAGCGCTTGAGGGAAGCGGGCTGCGCACGTACACCCGGCGACGGGTGTACCAGGCAGTCGCCGGCTTCCTGGTGGGTATCGCGCTCCTCATGGCCGGCATGATCGCCCCCGATTACTGGATCATCAGCGTGGTGGGCTTCCTCGTCATGCTGGGCTGCGCGGTGCTGGCCGTCACCGGCTGGCGCAAGGCGCCGAAGCCGGGCGAGCAGCAGCCGCCGCGAGGCGGCGTCGGCGCGGGCCGGCAGACCCGGCAGCGCCGCACGATGATGACCCGGATCGAGGACCGGTGGCAGCGCCGCCGCGACGAACAGCAGGGCGGTCACCACTGA